The Dehalococcoidia bacterium genome contains the following window.
TGGCACGCTCAACCTGCTCACCGGCGTCTACACAGCCGCCATCGACTGCGCCCCCATGGTCATTCTCGGCGGCGCAGGCCCCGTCCACGAGATCGGACGCGAGGCCTTCCAGGAGGTCGACCAGGTCGGCATCATGGAGCCGATGATGAAGTGGGTGCACCAGACCACGCAGGCCGCGCGCTACCCTGAGGTCGTCAGCATGGCCTTCCGCAAGGCCACGACCGGCCGCCCGGGCCCCGTCTACATCGACTGCGGCGCAGACGTGCTCTACGAAGAGGTTGATGAGGAAGACGCGATAACTCCGTGGCGTGCCGAGAGGCGCACCAGGCCGGCCGCTGAGGCCAGCGTCGTCAGGGAGACCGTCGACATGCTCGCCGCCGCTGAGCGCCCGATGATCTTCGCCGGCGGCGGAGCGTTCTTCTCCGGTGCCGCAAACGAGCTTACCGAGTTGGTCAACCTGACCTCGACTCCGTTCTACACGGCCCCGATGTCCCGAGGACTCGTCGCCGAGGACAACCCCGTATCCTTCCAGGCCGCCCGAAGCACCGCCATGCGCGAGACCGACCTCGTACTCGTCGTCGGCACCAGGTTGAACTGGATGGTCCAGTATGGACACCGCTTCAACCCCAACGCCAAGGTCGTGCAGATCGACATCGACCCCGCTGAGCTTGGACACAATCGCAACATCGACCTCGGAATCGTCGGCGATGCCAAGACGGTCGTATCGCAGATGCTCGAAGAGGCCCGCAACCGTGAGGCCGACTGGGCTGGCCGCATCGAGTCCGACTGGATCCTGCGCCTGAGCGAAATCGAAGACCAGCGTGCCGCGCAGGGCGCCGCACTGCAGAACTCCGACCAGATGCCGATGCACCCGGTTCGCCTCTGCAAGGAGATCCGTGAGTTCCTAGACCGCGACGCCATCGTCTCGGTGGACGGCAACGAGATCCTGCACATCGGACGCCAGAACATCCCGACTTTCGTGCCTGGCCACAGGCTGAACTCCGGCGTCACCGGCACGATGGGCGTCGGCCTGCCCTACGGTATCGGCGCGAAGCTCGCCAAGCCCGACAAGCAGGTGCTCGTGCTGCACGGCGACGGCTCGATGGGCATGAACGCGATGGAGCTGGACACCTGTGTCCGCCACAACCGTCATCTCCAACAACGCCGGCTGGACTGCCCGGACGCCTGACAAGCGCAAGCCCGGCCGTGAGCTTGGCTTCACCAACTTCGACGGCATGGCCCGCGAGCTCGGAGCCTACGGCGAGAGGGTCGAGGACCCCAACGAGATCAAGCCCGCTCTCCAGCGCGCGTTCGACAGCGGCAAGCCCGCCGTCATCAACGCGATAGTAGAGCCCACCGCCGGCGGCGTATCCCGAGCCTGGGGCGGCTCCCGCATGGAGTAGAGTTTAGAACAACCGTAATCGGAATATGTAGGGGCAGGTCTCAGACCTGCCCCTTGTGCTTTCGCCGATCCTGTCTAGTCCACTATCGTTAGGTCTGATTGAACGACGTCGATTGTCAGGCTGTCAGCAGGTCGGTCATGGAGGACTCGCCAGTGCTGCAGGATGTCCTGACCCAATAGAGAGGGGATTGACTCGTTGTGGTCACCGGGTTCAGCAATCCCCACGGTCTGGAGGTAGATGTGAGTGCGCGTTTCGTCTCGAAACGCGATGTAGGCTGGCTCGCTGTAGTAGGTTGCCAGACCACCTACTCCACCTGACTGGCCAGCGGATGTCAGTCTGTCGTATGGCATGCCTGCGCAATCTCTGGGATGCAGGACCGTCTGAGCGTCAGGCGTCTGAAGTCCAGACGAGGCAGGACTAGAATGGCTGTCACATAAGGATGGCCATTCCTGTCGAACCATCCATCTATCAAAGGAGCAGTGACCTTGGGTTGGAGTCCAGGTAGTCGTGAACGACGTCCTCGTAGGGGATCTGCTTCTCGTCAAGTTGCTGGAACAGGCCGTCCATTGTAGTTGCTGTGGCCACAATGACTCCATCCTTCCCCATCGCCACCCACTGGTCGGGATACAGGCGTAGTAGGTCCCCGTACTCGGCATCCAGACAAATAGCGAGTTCTCGGAACTCACTTAGCTCTGCTGCTATGGCGGCCGGGTCCCCCAGGTGTTCCAGCACCTGCTTCTTCAATGCATCATCGATTGGTGGACTGGAGATTGTAGGATCTGCCATGACTCTCTACCCCCTCTTGCAGGGGAATTATACTCGAAAGCTTGGACCGCCCCTAGTTCTCCTCGCCTAGCCACTCGACCATCAGGATGCCGATCTCGGCGGCGCGGCCCAGCAGCTCGGGGTTGATGTGCTGGATCTCGTCTGCGGGCGAGTTGATGCGCGATATGTCGTCGGAGATCAGGAACAGCACCGGGATTCCGGCCAGCCTGAACGGCCCGTGATCGGGTCCTCCGAGAACGTGCCCAGGTTCATACCGAGGTTGCTCCCGATCCTTGTCGCCTCGCCGGTTAGCTGGATGTCGCCAGCCGCCTGGAGAGTCCTGCCCGATCCGAACGCGTCGAAGTTCAGCATGGCGATCGTGTTGTCGACCTCATCCTTGCTCATGTTCTCGACGTAGTGGCGGCTGCCGAACAGCCCGATCTCCTCCGCGCCGAACAGGATGACCCTCACGTTGAACGGGTAGTCGCGATCGGATATGTGCTCTGCGATCGTCAGCACCGTCGAGATGCCCGAGCCGTTGTCGCTCGCGCCCTGGGAGTTTGGCACCGTGTCGTAGTGCGCCCCGACAATGACCGTCCGGTCGCTGCCCGTGGACGTGCGCATGTCTGCGATGACGTTGCGCGAAGGCGATGTCTCGTCGCCGACCGACACGGTCGCCCCGAGGTCGTCCTGCTCGACGAGGTCGCGGAGTTCGCGTCCGTCAGCCTGGCTGATGGCGACTGCCGGGATGCTCGGCTGGTTGGCGAACCTGCCGAAGAAGAGGCCCTCCTGGTTGTTGAAGATGATCGCCCCGACCGCTCCGGCATCGGCTACGCGCTTCACCTTCTCCTCGAAGGTGATGTCGCCCCGCTCGATCAGCGCGATTCGTCCATCGAGTCCCTCGGATGGAATGTCGTCCTCGAACGCGCGGTCAACGTATGTCAGCAGTCCGGTGGCGATCCCCTGGACAGACGCCGCGATCGGGACCGACCGAGGCGACTCCGGCGCATCGCCCGTAGGCAGAACCAGTTCCACCATCGCGTTCGGGAGCGTGACGCCGAACTCCTGTATCGAGGTCTCGTAGCCGAGGTCGCTGAGCCTGCCGCGCAGGTGCTGGGCGGCTTCAAGCTCCTCGTCGGTCGCGCTCTCCCGCGGGCTGTACTCGTCGGTCAACTCCTGCAGCGTCTCGAATACCTCGTCGGCAAGTGCGCTTGGCGCTACGGGCGCCGGAGTCGCTGTCGGCCGTGGCAGCGGTGTCTGTGTGGGCATCATCGGCATCGGAGTCGGCGACGGTCTTGGCGTCGCCGTCGGCCCCGCCTCGACTGTTGCAGTAGGGCGTGCAGCCGTTGCAGTCGGAGGCGCTACGATCTCAGTTGGCGCAGCAGCTACCGGTGGAGGGGCCTCCTCAGAGCTGCACGCGACGAGTACGGCTACCGTTGCGGCTGCGAACAGCAGCAGAAGCTGGGACGTAAGAGACTTAGGAAGAGGTTTCATGGTGTGAGGTTACAACCTCCGGGTTTCCAGTTACAACGAGTTCGGCTGGTCGCAGGTTGGGGCGCGCTTGGGAAGATCGCCGGCCCCCTCTCCTTCAGGGCTGACAGGGGTAGGTAGTCCTAAACCGTCATTCCCGAGGAAGCGGGAATCCAGGGGTTGGGGATGTCCTTCGACAAGCTCAGGACGAACGAATTGCCAGTTTACCTACCCCTACCGTGGTTCGTTCGCCAGCTGGTCGAGCATGGCGATTCCGATCTCGGCGGCGTAGCCGAGGAGGTCGGGGTTGATGTGGTCGATGGTGTCTTCAGGGGAGTTGATGCGGGAGGTGTCGTTGGACGACAGGAACAACACGGGTATGCCGACCTCTGCGAACGGCGCGTGATCGCTCGACGCCCCTCTGGTGCCCTCCAGGGCGATGCGCGCGCCGAGATCCTTGCCGACCTCTATGGCTTTGGACACGAGGTCGAAGTCGCCAATCGCATTGAGCGTATTCCCTGACCCCAGTGCGTCGAAGTTCAGCATGATGATGGCGCTGTCTATCTCCACCTGGCTCATATTGTCGACGTAGTGATCGCTGCCGAATAGTCCGTATTCCTCTGCTCCGAACAGGACGATTCTGATGTCGAAGGGGTAGTCCCGTTCCGCAATGTGCCGGGCCACGGTCATCAGCGCAGAAACGCCCGAGCCGTTGTCGCTCGCGCCCTGTGTGTCCTCAACCGTGTCGTAGTGTGCGCCAAGGATGACCTGCCGCCGCGGTTCGTCGTCCGCTCTCTTGCGCATGGTCGCCACCACGTTCTGGGACACTGCCGCGTATTTCATATTGGCGTTAAGGGTTGCCGATACTCTTTCGCCCTGTTCGATCAGTCGCAGCACCGCGCGGACATCTGCGGGGCTTAGCCAGAACACCGGGATGGTAGAGGGGTAGGTAAAAGGGATCAGGATGTCGTCAAGTTCTGCGCTGGTGACTATCGCACCCGGCGCACCTGCCTCTGCGACACGGTCGACCTGTTCACGGAAAGTAGTAGCGCCAAGTTCTATGAGTGGAACCATGCCCGCCAGTCCGTCGTCAGGGATGTCCTCCTCGCGCGCGTCACCCACATCCGTCACCAGGCCCGTCGCAGAGTCGTTCTCCTCCAAAATTACCGGCACCGGATGCACATGGGACTCCTCGGAGTTTAAAATCGGCTCGTCCTCACCTGAGGTCAGGTTTAGTTCGGGGATGAAGATCCGAGGAGTGTTGAACTCCTGGAGCAAGGCCTCATAGCCAAGTGATTCGAGGTTCTTCTGAAGGTACAGAGCCGCCTCCACCTCCTCGTCGGTTATGCTCTCACGAGGGCTGTACTGCGTGGTCAGCGTACTCAGTACGGCATAGACCTCGTCTGCCAGGACGCTTGGCTCCGGTGTGGGCAGCACCAGCATCGCACCGGGCGTCGGGGTGGGACGTGGCGCCGGAGGCCACTGCTGTGCAACCGTCGCCTGGGCTGTCGGTGAAGGGACGCTCTCTGCCACCGGAGTAGGGGTATCCGCCAGAGTGGGACTGCTCGCCGGTGCGGGTTCGCTGCACGCGGTGAGGACGACCGCAGCAGAAGCGGCGGTCAGCAGGAGCAGAGTGGGGAGAGCCTTGAATAGTAGCTTCATTGTGTGAGGGTATAGCCTTCCTGTCAGTAGTCGCAAAGATCGAGACCGGCTTGGGTCACACATGAGTCGGAGGGTGTACACGACATGTAGGGGCAGGTTTGCTTCGCCAGCCGCTTTGCGGGTGCTAAACCTGCCCCTACCTCATCTCCTCCGCCAGCGAGTCCAGCATGGCGATGGTGTCCCGCAGCCGATGCTCAAGGAACACCTGGTCGTAGCTGTCGCGCTCGGCGTTGGGAGTATCAGGGGCGATGCCTGGGCCGTGGGCTACGGACCAGCCGAGGGCAGCCTGTTCGACATCAGCTTCCGAGAGGGTGGTCATGAAGATGCTCTTCGCTCGTCGTGATGCTCATTGTGCATCATGGTTTCACCACAAGCGCCGTTGTACATCATGCAGCGCCATTCTATGATATACAAAAAGCGTTGTCCTCAATTGGTGATCCACAACCTACTCGCTACCTTCTGCCACTCGCAGGAGCCTGATGAACGCTAGGAGCGCTGGTCGCCTTCCCCGGGCTTCACGCACTACGTCCAACATGCCGCTGTCACGAAGGACCCTTAGTAACCTGGATGCCGTCGGTGCGGGAATCCCGGAGTTCCCCACGAAGTCGGATGAGAGAAAGATAGGCTTCCCAAAGATCCAGTCGAGCGCACGAACACCGTATTGAGAACGGGTCTCGTCAACCACCCATTCCTTCAGCTCATCGTAGAGAGCCAAGATGCTCCTGGCCCTGGAGAGGTTGACGTTGGCCTGTTCCGCGATTGCCGTAAGGAAGAACTCAGACCAGCCGGTCCAATCATCGTTGCGGGACACCGCCTGCAGCCGCTCATAGTATTCGTCTCGATGCTGATCGAGAAACCCACTGATGTAGAAGTGTGGGGCCTCCAGGAGACCCTTCGAGACCATATAGAGAGGAACGATTAACCGGCCTATCCGTCCGTTCCCATCCAGAAAGGGGTGGATCGACTCGAACTCGGCGTGAACGATTGCCAGTTGCACCAGCGGGTCAGGTTCATCCGAGTGAATGAACCTCTCCCATGTATCCATGGCGCCCGCCAGATGCTCTACAGGGCATGGCACAAAGTCGGCACTCTCTATGGTCGAACCAGGAGGGCCTATCCAGACGCTGTTGGGTATGCGGCGGTACTCGCCCGGCGCCTTGTCCTGCCCCCTGACGCCTCTCATCAGGATGCGATGAGCATCGCGAATGAGCCTCAACGACAGAGGTATCTGTTCCATCTGGCTGATGGCGGTATCCAGGGCAACCCTGTAGTTGACAACTTCATGTGCATCGTTTCTCTTGACCGGATCGTCAACGGAGTGGTTCTCATCCGCCTGAAAGGTTAAGACCTGGGTCAGGGTAGTCTGGGTACCCTCGATACGGTTCGAATAGACAGCCTCCTGGGTCGCAAGCGGTGAAATGAGGACATTGGTATTCGGCATGCTCTCCAGCATCGCTCCATATGCGGCCACCGAGGAGTGCGCACGTCCGATAGCAGGCACGAGCCGAGCCCAATCTAGATTCTCGGGAGGAAACTTGCCGAGATGGTATTGAACTGCTGTCATGGCGGTGTCCTCACCTCCCAACCACCAGCGCGGCGAGGGTGTCCCGCAGCCGATGCTCAAGGAACACCTGGTCGTAGTTATCGCGCTCGGCGCCGGGTGCGCCGGGCGCGATGTCGGGGCCGTGCTTAACACTCCAGCCGAGATCGGCCAGCCATGCAAGGGCGGCTTCTTCGACTTCTGACTCGTGGAAGGAGGTCATTATAGGAGACTACTAAGCATCATATATTGACGGGACGCAACGAGGGTTTTGGCGGCGGATGCCCTGTAGTGGCGGATTGACGGGTGTTCAGCCAATCTCTGAATAAGATCAGCACGAAGGCTAAGATGCGTAGCTGCTCCTTGCCAGTCATGCGACCCCTCCGCCTGTATATCCACAGGGTTCTGATGCCACTCGTTTGCAGCAAGGCTCTATGCTGTCTTCTTGCCCTGTCATCGGCGTGAATCCAGACTGCCTGGTTGCGCCCGCACCACTCGATTATCTCAGGATCTTGAGATCCCTTTGTCCCAAAGGCGGTCGCTACATCTACGAAATTGTAACCAACCAGTTGCAGGGAACGTGCAACTGCGGGGACTAGTGATTCATCCAGCAGAAAAACCGGGTCAGTTGGCTCTAAGACGAGATTCCCAGTCACAGGCTGCCCGCACCTCTTCCAGTGAGAGACCGAACGCACTCGCTACCCAATCCGCCGAGTCGCCGGCCTCGACCATACCTGAGATGGTCCGGGTAGGAATTCGCGTTCCCTTAATGCAGGGCGCGCCAAACTGAATCCAGGGTGCCAGAACTATGCTGTCCAGAGGTTCCCAGGAGGTGGCTACCTTAGACTTCTCATCAAACGTCAGGCCATGAACCGGTATTACGTACTGCCACAGCAGATCGAGCGCCATTTGACCGTGCCTGCTCGCCGAAATCAGTCTCTTGGTCCACTCAGCAAAAATCTGGCCTTGACCGACCCAGATGTCTTCGGTTGCGAACGGCCTCTGAACACCTAGGTGACTTCGCAGCCACAGGTTTGCCTCGTATATCTCCGACCATTTGACGCCTGCCGACCTCAGTGCGGAAATCACTCGCATCGAAATGAGATCTTCAAAGGCGATCAGCAAATCGCGTCCCGGAAGCTCGGTTAGCTCGGGCGATGCCAATCCTCGACGGATCCATCTGATAAGTTTGGGCGAGTTCAGAGGATACGAAATGTCCGAATGGAGTGTGGCCTTAAGGTACCTGGCCGCCTCGGGCACTTCGTAGATACCGTGCAGGGCAGGCAAATGTTTCTGGTCACTTGTGGCTACCAAGATCCACTCTCTTAATACGACTGCACCTGCGTCGCCAGTTCAGATGGCAGTGTAGCATGGATAACCACGGTCGCGGCTTCATCGAGTGTAACGTTCCGTTCCCGGTGACGGTCGTTTTCTAACCGGCGGTAGTCGTCGCGCTTGGCATCGGATTCGGTGAGGGTGGTCATGGGCAGTAGCCGCTAACAACCAATGTCTTCATACCAACTGTAATGTGCCTGAAATGAGCTTGGGGAGTAGCACATCACGTTGATTGGTTAGATTGCGAGATTCATCTATGTTGGACCTTATGTGAATATCCAGAGGGGAGACCAATGACTCGAACTGCCGCTTGTTTATTGCCCCAAACACCGTTCCAGTGTGCTCATACTGTTGGATCTGCTGCTGAATAGCCCAAGCAGAGTGATAAGTGTAAGAACTCGCACCAGACTTATGCCGTAGGGCGGCCACACCACGCCCTATGCAGCATTTCTCCCAAGTCATGTTGATGTCGCCTACCGGAGCTCTGACACTAACCAGGGTGTCATCGGACTCCGCAATACGCTTAGGCTCTGTACAGAACCTCCGCTTCTCTGGATACCTGAATCTGAAGTCTGTACGACCTTGAAAGAACGGCAGTCCCTCGCCACTTTCGTTATAGGTTCGGCCCGGAGGAGACTGCCCCATCGTAAGTTTGAAGCAATCTCCCAATACCTTCACTTCCCACCCCTCTGGTATTTCTCCAAGTTCCGAGTCCACGAGACTATCTGGAAAAAGGTCCCACACCTCGGTGGGCAGATACGGCTCTCGGCCCTCCACCTTGGCACGCACCGGGTCGAAGTCCACGAACCACGACTTGAACAGCGCCCGCGCCATCGCCTCCAGCGTCTCGTTCATCCGCCGGTTGAGTTCGATCTTGTCGTCGAGTGTGCCGAGGATATTGGCTATGGCGCGCTGTTCAGGGAGAGGAGGGAGGGGGAACCGCAACGCCCCCAAAGTTTGCAGATTTGTGTTGTCTTGTACGCTTCCAGTTCCGACATTTTCGTGCTGAATGCCACTACGCAGGTAGCGGAACGTGTACTCTACGAATCTTACATCGCACTTTGACTCGTCAGGGATGAACCCCACATCGCTGTCAGGGAAACAAGCAGGGTATGTTAGGAGAGCCGTCTCGGCAATATTGGCTGCAATGGTAATTGCCATAGTGTTGGCAGGCCACAGTCTACTTTGCGCGAGTCCAACTTCATTGTACGTTTGACTATGAGAGGTTACCCGACCTCCCGAGGCCTTAATATCTCCTGTCTGAATGAATGGATATGGACCCCCATAGAGTTCGGGAGCATGCCTAGGGCGATGGCGTGACCTACCTCGGCCGACCACTCCTATTTCGCTCAGCGTCACCTCGGGCCACTTGCTCTGTGGAACCGCGCCATGCGTACATACTCCATCTTGTAACCTCACATAGTCCCGCTTACCCTCCACTGCTATGCTCCTCAGTTCGATGTCCGACGCAAGACCAGAGCGTCGACCACATCGGGATCATCGGACATATCACCATTCGGCCTGTCCGGGTCTCC
Protein-coding sequences here:
- a CDS encoding thiamine pyrophosphate-binding protein, with amino-acid sequence MAKVIGSYLISRTLKEEGVDTLFYLMGGPNFDIVMAAEDFGIRCIDFRHEQAAAFAAHAYARVTGKPGVCTAASGPGTLNLLTGVYTAAIDCAPMVILGGAGPVHEIGREAFQEVDQVGIMEPMMKWVHQTTQAARYPEVVSMAFRKATTGRPGPVYIDCGADVLYEEVDEEDAITPWRAERRTRPAAEASVVRETVDMLAAAERPMIFAGGGAFFSGAANELTELVNLTSTPFYTAPMSRGLVAEDNPVSFQAARSTAMRETDLVLVVGTRLNWMVQYGHRFNPNAKVVQIDIDPAELGHNRNIDLGIVGDAKTVVSQMLEEARNREADWAGRIESDWILRLSEIEDQRAAQGAALQNSDQMPMHPVRLCKEIREFLDRDAIVSVDGNEILHIGRQNIPTFVPGHRLNSGVTGTMGVGLPYGIGAKLAKPDKQVLVLHGDGSMGMNAMELDTCVRHNRHLQQRRLDCPDA
- a CDS encoding M20/M25/M40 family metallo-hydrolase encodes the protein MKPLPKSLTSQLLLLFAAATVAVLVACSSEEAPPPVAAAPTEIVAPPTATAARPTATVEAGPTATPRPSPTPMPMMPTQTPLPRPTATPAPVAPSALADEVFETLQELTDEYSPRESATDEELEAAQHLRGRLSDLGYETSIQEFGVTLPNAMVELVLPTGDAPESPRSVPIAASVQGIATGLLTYVDRAFEDDIPSEGLDGRIALIERGDITFEEKVKRVADAGAVGAIIFNNQEGLFFGRFANQPSIPAVAISQADGRELRDLVEQDDLGATVSVGDETSPSRNVIADMRTSTGSDRTVIVGAHYDTVPNSQGASDNGSGISTVLTIAEHISDRDYPFNVRVILFGAEEIGLFGSRHYVENMSKDEVDNTIAMLNFDAFGSGRTLQAAGDIQLTGEATRIGSNLGMNLGTFSEDPITGRSGWPESRCCS
- a CDS encoding M28 family peptidase codes for the protein MKLLFKALPTLLLLTAASAAVVLTACSEPAPASSPTLADTPTPVAESVPSPTAQATVAQQWPPAPRPTPTPGAMLVLPTPEPSVLADEVYAVLSTLTTQYSPRESITDEEVEAALYLQKNLESLGYEALLQEFNTPRIFIPELNLTSGEDEPILNSEESHVHPVPVILEENDSATGLVTDVGDAREEDIPDDGLAGMVPLIELGATTFREQVDRVAEAGAPGAIVTSAELDDILIPFTYPSTIPVFWLSPADVRAVLRLIEQGERVSATLNANMKYAAVSQNVVATMRKRADDEPRRQVILGAHYDTVEDTQGASDNGSGVSALMTVARHIAERDYPFDIRIVLFGAEEYGLFGSDHYVDNMSQVEIDSAIIMLNFDALGSGNTLNAIGDFDLVSKAIEVGKDLGARIALEGTRGASSDHAPFAEVGIPVLFLSSNDTSRINSPEDTIDHINPDLLGYAAEIGIAMLDQLANEPR
- a CDS encoding Fic family protein; protein product: MTAVQYHLGKFPPENLDWARLVPAIGRAHSSVAAYGAMLESMPNTNVLISPLATQEAVYSNRIEGTQTTLTQVLTFQADENHSVDDPVKRNDAHEVVNYRVALDTAISQMEQIPLSLRLIRDAHRILMRGVRGQDKAPGEYRRIPNSVWIGPPGSTIESADFVPCPVEHLAGAMDTWERFIHSDEPDPLVQLAIVHAEFESIHPFLDGNGRIGRLIVPLYMVSKGLLEAPHFYISGFLDQHRDEYYERLQAVSRNDDWTGWSEFFLTAIAEQANVNLSRARSILALYDELKEWVVDETRSQYGVRALDWIFGKPIFLSSDFVGNSGIPAPTASRLLRVLRDSGMLDVVREARGRRPALLAFIRLLRVAEGSE
- a CDS encoding DUF433 domain-containing protein, producing MVATSDQKHLPALHGIYEVPEAARYLKATLHSDISYPLNSPKLIRWIRRGLASPELTELPGRDLLIAFEDLISMRVISALRSAGVKWSEIYEANLWLRSHLGVQRPFATEDIWVGQGQIFAEWTKRLISASRHGQMALDLLWQYVIPVHGLTFDEKSKVATSWEPLDSIVLAPWIQFGAPCIKGTRIPTRTISGMVEAGDSADWVASAFGLSLEEVRAACDWESRLRAN
- a CDS encoding restriction endonuclease subunit S, with the translated sequence MTLSEIGVVGRGRSRHRPRHAPELYGGPYPFIQTGDIKASGGRVTSHSQTYNEVGLAQSRLWPANTMAITIAANIAETALLTYPACFPDSDVGFIPDESKCDVRFVEYTFRYLRSGIQHENVGTGSVQDNTNLQTLGALRFPLPPLPEQRAIANILGTLDDKIELNRRMNETLEAMARALFKSWFVDFDPVRAKVEGREPYLPTEVWDLFPDSLVDSELGEIPEGWEVKVLGDCFKLTMGQSPPGRTYNESGEGLPFFQGRTDFRFRYPEKRRFCTEPKRIAESDDTLVSVRAPVGDINMTWEKCCIGRGVAALRHKSGASSYTYHSAWAIQQQIQQYEHTGTVFGAINKRQFESLVSPLDIHIRSNIDESRNLTNQRDVLLPKLISGTLQLV